A genomic window from Streptomyces sp. MST-110588 includes:
- a CDS encoding DUF6114 domain-containing protein translates to MTAALGPDRRPGTPTIASAATDAGTATDASAETGAPAEGHAGTGPYAGGGPAVGADGVVPGSGARLGPWARWRRWRKGRPFWGGLAAIVAGAEICAIPLAPLKIMLQQGIAGIPSVLMGLVMILMGLAAWFAPHYRGLAGILTVMVAAAALVMSNLGGFLFGTVVGILGGGMIFAWQPRPVAGPDPVPPTGTRTDHAAALAPLSVPVPASTSTPMPTSAPAPAPAPAEGDTR, encoded by the coding sequence ATGACGGCCGCTCTCGGACCGGACCGCCGCCCCGGAACTCCCACCATCGCCAGTGCGGCCACGGATGCCGGTACGGCCACGGATGCCAGTGCGGAGACGGGTGCTCCAGCCGAGGGCCATGCGGGCACCGGGCCGTACGCCGGGGGCGGTCCGGCCGTGGGCGCTGACGGCGTGGTTCCGGGCTCCGGCGCGCGTCTGGGGCCATGGGCCCGGTGGCGGCGCTGGCGCAAGGGGCGTCCCTTCTGGGGTGGCCTGGCGGCGATCGTCGCGGGGGCGGAAATCTGCGCCATCCCTCTGGCACCGTTGAAGATCATGCTCCAGCAGGGCATCGCCGGGATCCCGTCCGTACTCATGGGACTGGTGATGATCCTGATGGGGCTGGCCGCGTGGTTCGCGCCGCACTACCGGGGACTGGCGGGAATTCTCACCGTCATGGTCGCCGCGGCGGCGCTGGTCATGTCCAATCTCGGCGGGTTCCTCTTCGGCACGGTCGTCGGCATTCTCGGTGGCGGCATGATCTTCGCCTGGCAGCCACGCCCCGTGGCCGGGCCCGATCCTGTGCCGCCGACCGGTACGCGTACGGATCACGCAGCCGCGCTCGCGCCCCTCTCCGTACCCGTACCCGCTTCCACCTCCACGCCCATGCCTACGTCCGCACCTGCACCCGCACCCGCACCCGCAGAAGGAGACACGAGATGA